One Candidatus Brocadia sp. genomic region harbors:
- a CDS encoding DUF853 family protein codes for MKQILIGKGEQPVYLLAKYGNRHGLVSGATGTGKTISLMVLAEGFSRLGVPVFMPDVKGDVAGLAMAGTANEKIRQRIAQIGVEGYTNEANPVLFWDLYGKAGHPVRTTISEIGPELLGRILEINDTQVGMLEIVFKLADDHGLLLLDIEDLRALLGFVTDNRKEISTRYGLVSTQSVAATQRALLSLEREGGKSLFGEPALELNDLLRTDLSGRGIINILVADQLILKPRLYSSFLLWLLSELFENLPEVGDLDKPKLVFFFDEAHLLFDDAPPMLRQRVEQVVRIIRSKGVGVYFCSQFPDDVPNEILGQLGNRIQHALRAYTPRDQKAVNTAAETFVPNPKLDVARVISQLGVGEALVSTLQEKGVPMPVERTLICPPRCRMGAVTPEERSIVRARSPISGKYDSPVNRESAYEILNRRALERETADSVPSQAKVEKPPERGGLVGELLWGTRRRQGMVETLAKQAARTVGSQIGRQILRGVLGGILGGSRRR; via the coding sequence GTGAAACAGATACTTATCGGCAAGGGCGAACAGCCTGTTTACTTACTCGCGAAGTATGGCAACCGTCATGGTTTGGTCTCAGGAGCAACCGGTACCGGCAAAACTATTTCTCTTATGGTGCTGGCAGAGGGCTTCTCACGTTTGGGCGTGCCGGTATTCATGCCTGACGTAAAAGGTGATGTCGCTGGCCTGGCAATGGCTGGCACCGCCAACGAGAAGATCCGGCAGCGTATTGCCCAAATCGGTGTTGAGGGCTATACCAATGAGGCAAACCCGGTGTTGTTCTGGGATCTGTATGGCAAGGCTGGTCATCCGGTACGCACCACTATTAGTGAAATCGGCCCAGAACTGCTTGGCCGCATCCTCGAAATTAACGATACCCAAGTTGGGATGCTTGAAATCGTTTTCAAGTTGGCGGACGACCATGGCCTTCTATTGCTTGACATCGAAGACCTGCGTGCCCTGCTCGGATTCGTCACAGATAATCGCAAAGAGATCTCGACGCGATATGGCCTGGTAAGTACACAATCCGTAGCCGCCACACAACGCGCTCTGTTGTCGCTGGAGCGGGAAGGCGGGAAATCATTATTCGGCGAGCCTGCACTGGAGCTTAACGATTTGCTGCGTACCGATCTCAGCGGCCGCGGTATCATTAACATCCTGGTCGCAGACCAACTTATCCTGAAACCACGATTGTACTCGAGCTTTCTCCTCTGGCTGCTTTCAGAACTGTTCGAGAACCTGCCTGAGGTGGGCGACCTTGACAAGCCAAAGCTGGTCTTCTTCTTCGATGAGGCCCACCTGCTGTTTGACGATGCACCTCCAATGTTGCGCCAACGGGTGGAGCAGGTCGTGCGAATTATCCGGTCTAAGGGCGTTGGGGTGTATTTCTGCTCGCAATTCCCTGACGATGTGCCAAACGAGATCCTGGGGCAGCTCGGAAACCGCATTCAGCATGCACTGCGGGCTTACACGCCTCGAGACCAGAAGGCAGTGAACACCGCCGCGGAAACCTTCGTTCCAAATCCGAAACTTGATGTCGCCAGAGTCATATCCCAACTCGGTGTTGGCGAGGCTCTGGTTTCCACACTGCAGGAAAAAGGTGTTCCGATGCCGGTAGAACGCACTTTGATTTGTCCGCCGCGTTGCCGGATGGGAGCGGTGACGCCCGAAGAACGTTCGATAGTGCGGGCGCGCAGTCCTATAAGCGGCAAGTATGACTCGCCAGTAAACCGTGAGTCAGCTTACGAGATCCTGAACCGGAGGGCATTGGAGAGGGAGACAGCCGATTCTGTACCGAGCCAGGCTAAAGTAGAGAAACCACCCGAACGTGGTGGACTGGTTGGCGAGTTGCTCTGGGGCACCAGACGCCGGCAGGGCATGGTGGAAACTTTGGCCAAACAGGCCGCGCGTACCGTAGGAAGTCAGATAGGTCGCCAGATCTTACGCGGCGTGCTAGGTGGCATATTAGGCGGATCGCGCCGCCGTTAG
- a CDS encoding Uma2 family endonuclease encodes MAKTLAKVRFTYQDYLHMSEDKRYELVGGEFFMVPSPNEYHQRISRELGYALLGYVKKNKSGSVYYAPFDVVFSDKDVVQPDIVYVSKERKNIITKDNIQGAPDLIVEIISPKTGYRDREIKRKLYFKYGVKEFWIVDPAKQTIEVLTLTKNGYKTEKLYPADAVLYSPLLKGLEIDLNLVFS; translated from the coding sequence ATGGCTAAAACACTTGCAAAGGTAAGATTTACCTATCAGGATTACCTCCATATGTCAGAAGATAAGCGATATGAGCTTGTCGGGGGGGAGTTTTTTATGGTGCCTTCACCAAACGAATATCATCAACGTATATCAAGGGAACTCGGATATGCACTGCTTGGTTACGTGAAAAAGAATAAGTCTGGTTCTGTGTATTACGCCCCGTTTGATGTCGTTTTTTCTGATAAGGATGTCGTGCAGCCAGATATTGTCTATGTGTCAAAAGAGCGAAAAAATATTATCACAAAAGACAATATTCAGGGAGCGCCTGATTTAATCGTAGAAATTATCTCTCCAAAGACAGGGTATCGTGATAGGGAGATCAAACGCAAGCTTTATTTTAAATACGGTGTTAAAGAGTTTTGGATCGTTGATCCGGCAAAACAAACGATAGAGGTATTAACACTCACCAAAAATGGTTACAAGACAGAAAAGTTGTATCCTGCAGACGCTGTCTTGTATTCGCCACTTTTGAAAGGTCTGGAAATAGATTTGAACCTTGTATTTTCATAA
- a CDS encoding integron integrase: MSDKPKKLLEQVRDLIRLKHYSIRTEQTYLSWMKRYILFHNKRHPNDMGSAEIEKFLSHLAVNLKVSASTQNQAFNALLFLYREVLKKDLDESIHAIRAKRPRRLPTVMTKEETMKVIGALSGDFQLMVKLIYGSGLRLMECLRLRVKDIDFDNNHIVIRDAKGMKDRVTVLPENLKPLLREHLRRVKMQHDHYLAKGFGHVYLPCALARKYPNADKEWGWQYAFPAKGVSKDPRTGEMRRHHLHENSLQKAVKNAVHLAGITKQVSVHTFRHSFATHLLEAGHDIRTVQELLGHKDVSTTMIYTHVLNRPGISVKSPLDTIPVSHA, from the coding sequence ATGAGTGATAAACCGAAAAAGCTTTTAGAACAGGTCCGGGATCTTATTCGATTAAAACACTATTCCATCAGGACAGAACAAACGTATCTTTCCTGGATGAAAAGATACATCCTTTTCCATAATAAAAGACATCCCAATGACATGGGAAGCGCTGAGATTGAAAAATTTCTTTCTCACCTTGCTGTGAATTTAAAGGTGTCGGCATCGACTCAAAACCAGGCGTTCAACGCCTTGTTATTTCTCTACCGGGAGGTTCTGAAGAAAGATTTAGACGAATCAATTCATGCAATCAGGGCAAAGAGACCCAGACGTTTACCAACGGTTATGACGAAAGAAGAGACAATGAAAGTCATTGGCGCTCTTTCGGGTGATTTTCAACTGATGGTGAAGCTTATCTATGGGAGTGGATTAAGGTTGATGGAGTGTTTGAGGCTGCGGGTGAAGGACATTGATTTTGATAATAATCACATAGTGATTCGCGATGCAAAAGGTATGAAGGACAGGGTTACTGTACTTCCCGAAAATTTGAAACCTTTGCTGAGAGAACATCTGCGGCGAGTAAAAATGCAGCATGATCACTATCTGGCCAAAGGATTTGGGCATGTCTATCTGCCGTGTGCACTGGCAAGGAAATACCCAAATGCTGACAAGGAGTGGGGATGGCAATATGCGTTTCCTGCAAAGGGCGTGTCGAAAGACCCGAGAACCGGTGAAATGAGACGGCATCATCTGCATGAAAACAGTCTTCAGAAGGCTGTAAAGAATGCAGTACATCTGGCTGGGATTACGAAGCAGGTGAGTGTGCACACATTTCGCCATTCATTTGCAACTCACTTGCTTGAAGCAGGACATGATATCCGAACGGTACAAGAACTGCTCGGTCACAAAGATGTTAGCACTACCATGATTTACACCCACGTGTTAAATAGACCAGGGATTAGTGTCAAGAGCCCATTAGACACAATACCGGTATCTCATGCTTGA
- a CDS encoding Uma2 family endonuclease: MTKTLPKVKFTYQDYLHMSEDRRYELIEGEFFMVLSLNEYHQRISRELEYALLGYVKKNMSGFVYDAPFDVALSDEDVVQPDIVYVSKE, from the coding sequence ATGACGAAAACGCTTCCAAAGGTAAAATTTACCTATCAGGATTATCTCCATATGTCAGAAGATAGGCGATATGAGCTTATCGAGGGGGAGTTTTTTATGGTGCTTTCATTAAATGAATATCATCAGCGCATATCAAGGGAACTCGAATATGCACTGCTTGGTTACGTAAAAAAGAATATGTCTGGTTTTGTTTATGATGCCCCGTTTGATGTTGCTCTTTCTGATGAAGATGTCGTGCAGCCAGATATTGTCTATGTGTCAAAAGAATGA
- a CDS encoding flavin reductase family protein, giving the protein MVKKSFPLSKVYGLLEPGPVVMVTTASKGRANIMTMSWHTMIDFEPPIVGCVISNRNYTFDILKATRECVINIPTVELTKKVVGCGNTSGRKVDKFKTFGLTQVLASCIKAPLIGECYANLECKVVDGKMVAKYNLFILEVLKAWIDPASKDPRTVHHRGRGTFMVAGETIKLPSKMK; this is encoded by the coding sequence ATAGTGAAAAAATCGTTTCCCTTGTCCAAGGTCTATGGTCTGCTCGAGCCGGGACCAGTGGTAATGGTCACGACTGCCAGCAAGGGGCGGGCAAACATCATGACCATGTCGTGGCACACGATGATAGATTTCGAGCCGCCAATCGTGGGTTGTGTGATTAGCAATCGAAACTACACGTTCGACATCCTGAAGGCAACCAGGGAATGCGTGATCAACATCCCGACGGTGGAGTTGACGAAAAAGGTGGTAGGCTGCGGGAATACCTCCGGACGAAAGGTCGACAAGTTCAAGACCTTTGGGCTCACACAAGTACTCGCCTCGTGCATCAAGGCACCGCTCATCGGCGAGTGCTATGCGAATCTTGAATGCAAGGTCGTTGATGGGAAGATGGTAGCCAAATACAACCTCTTCATCCTTGAGGTGCTCAAGGCGTGGATCGACCCCGCAAGCAAAGACCCGAGGACGGTTCATCATCGCGGGAGAGGCACGTTCATGGTAGCCGGCGAGACGATCAAGTTACCCTCCAAAATGAAATAG
- a CDS encoding restriction endonuclease, whose protein sequence is MAVPDFQSFFKPLLELSADGNEHSVREAREKIAETMGLKEEDLAELLPSGTQAKFDNRVAWAKSYFIQAKILEPTRRAHFRITDRGRQLLAQKHPRIDIGILDQFPEFVEFHSVNNSGESSPQENKLPTPSETPEEILQKAHQGIRNELAAEILTRIKTNTPKFFETLVIDLMIAMGYGGSRADAGKAIGQTGDEGIDGIIKEDRLGLDTIYLQAKRWDGTVGRPEIQRFVGALHGKRAKKGVFITTGRFSNDAFEYVESIDPKVILIDGRALANYMIDFNLGTTTAAKYEVKRIDSDYFGEE, encoded by the coding sequence ATGGCAGTGCCCGATTTCCAATCATTCTTTAAACCACTTCTTGAACTTTCTGCCGATGGCAACGAGCATTCTGTTAGAGAGGCGCGCGAAAAAATTGCCGAAACAATGGGCTTAAAAGAAGAAGATCTTGCGGAATTATTACCAAGTGGCACTCAAGCAAAATTTGACAACCGTGTTGCTTGGGCAAAAAGTTATTTTATTCAGGCAAAGATCCTTGAGCCTACCCGGCGCGCCCATTTCAGGATTACTGATCGAGGGAGGCAACTTTTAGCACAAAAACACCCGCGCATCGATATTGGTATCCTTGATCAATTCCCAGAATTTGTGGAGTTTCACTCTGTTAATAATTCCGGCGAATCCTCACCCCAAGAAAATAAACTACCAACGCCCTCCGAAACACCTGAGGAAATTTTACAGAAAGCTCACCAAGGAATCCGTAATGAGCTGGCTGCTGAAATACTCACACGAATAAAAACAAATACCCCAAAATTCTTCGAAACCCTGGTTATTGACCTAATGATCGCTATGGGTTATGGCGGCTCAAGAGCCGATGCGGGTAAGGCGATAGGTCAGACCGGCGACGAGGGTATTGATGGAATTATTAAAGAAGACCGCTTGGGTCTGGATACCATATACCTTCAGGCCAAAAGGTGGGATGGTACCGTTGGCCGACCCGAAATCCAAAGGTTTGTGGGCGCCCTGCACGGCAAGCGTGCCAAAAAAGGTGTTTTCATCACCACTGGCCGATTCTCCAATGATGCATTTGAATACGTTGAAAGCATCGATCCCAAAGTTATTTTGATCGATGGCAGGGCACTTGCAAACTATATGATCGACTTTAACCTTGGAACCACGACTGCAGCGAAATATGAGGTTAAACGAATTGACTCTGATTACTTTGGTGAAGAATGA
- a CDS encoding ATP-binding protein encodes MTKGQRITIFLGTMLVLGIVYWVYRNPISAMGDRAIIVLSALVTLSFVSLLAEHYFTRPTDVVASTLSVLLLLSPIHPLLAETGGWYWALWIYSAVFLVFSLLSLLLLNQNRSASSTANRISNVLYTASITFANSRVIWFSVFIVTTLFYVDSQSSLFVVLLIYAAILLAVDPAKVLRIFRFPKPITEEMVAEIFSVQSDSAFLARTFPDSPSIQRFDVVGFSSKAVKEGAWITGLVLDTYQLNQQRWLRILTSDSFAELREKTAQPESIKDAAVYKLTPSNDIQLLQTLVGTVREGSDIQKIKFEYAFQVPVEEGELVEVETRNLRVLYQVVEGITETERLESRDEAGMIVGEAVQLGTWNPTTRRFDRFGWVLVMNSPVVKASPVEVPQPQPNEYKIGDIPGTQFPVFIDLESAVTHHLAILGVTGSGKSVFARNLVRQIADHGTKVICVDFTNEYSQKLADIIGGTLIDGKTDAELFQAIDQIGVQLDEFPNKRDKTLIAKCEQALNRGFRQAIEAFVADDRKAVLFELPDVTNSVGILEYTKWFFKTLFQLAKEKAFHGRRICVVLEEAHTVVPEWNFLGVEDKRSSTVVNSISQIALQGRKYGVGFMVIAQRTANVSKTVLTQCNSVVAFQQFDKTSADFLANHMSSDYLATLTRLKSRHAIAVGKAFSSGTPMIFQVPEIEEPDQNGS; translated from the coding sequence ATGACAAAGGGACAACGCATAACAATCTTCCTTGGCACCATGCTGGTCCTCGGGATCGTATATTGGGTTTACAGAAATCCAATCTCCGCAATGGGAGACCGGGCAATCATAGTGCTCTCTGCCTTGGTGACTCTTTCGTTTGTCAGCCTGCTTGCGGAACACTATTTCACTCGTCCAACTGATGTGGTTGCTTCGACTCTCTCTGTCTTGCTTCTCTTATCGCCTATTCATCCGCTCCTTGCCGAAACGGGCGGGTGGTACTGGGCGCTCTGGATATACAGTGCGGTATTTTTGGTTTTTTCCCTGTTGTCGCTTCTTTTGTTAAATCAGAACCGTTCCGCATCTTCAACTGCAAACAGAATTTCCAATGTTCTATACACGGCATCAATCACGTTTGCGAACAGCCGGGTTATATGGTTCTCGGTTTTTATTGTCACAACCCTGTTCTACGTTGATAGCCAGTCTTCACTGTTCGTTGTTTTGTTGATTTATGCAGCAATCCTCCTTGCCGTAGACCCTGCTAAGGTGTTGCGTATATTTCGTTTCCCCAAACCAATAACGGAAGAGATGGTTGCGGAGATTTTCAGCGTGCAATCGGATAGTGCGTTCTTGGCACGCACCTTTCCTGACTCACCTTCAATTCAACGTTTCGACGTAGTGGGGTTTTCTTCCAAAGCGGTAAAGGAAGGTGCGTGGATAACCGGCTTAGTTCTGGATACGTATCAGTTAAATCAACAACGATGGTTAAGGATTCTTACCAGCGACTCATTCGCTGAACTTAGAGAGAAAACGGCACAACCAGAATCCATCAAAGATGCCGCCGTTTACAAGCTCACTCCCAGCAACGACATTCAGTTACTTCAAACATTGGTCGGCACCGTACGTGAAGGGTCCGACATACAAAAAATAAAGTTTGAGTATGCGTTCCAAGTGCCCGTCGAAGAAGGTGAGTTGGTCGAGGTGGAGACTCGCAACCTCCGTGTACTGTATCAAGTTGTGGAAGGGATAACAGAGACGGAGCGACTTGAGTCCCGGGATGAAGCAGGGATGATAGTTGGGGAAGCAGTCCAGTTGGGAACGTGGAATCCCACTACTAGGCGTTTTGATAGATTCGGGTGGGTCCTCGTCATGAACTCTCCGGTCGTCAAGGCAAGTCCAGTTGAGGTACCGCAACCACAACCAAACGAATACAAAATTGGCGATATACCGGGAACCCAGTTTCCGGTTTTCATTGACCTTGAATCTGCGGTAACACACCACCTTGCAATTTTGGGTGTAACGGGGTCGGGCAAATCGGTTTTTGCGCGGAACCTAGTGCGTCAAATTGCGGATCACGGAACAAAAGTAATATGTGTCGATTTCACCAACGAGTACAGCCAGAAGTTGGCCGACATCATCGGAGGTACGCTAATCGATGGCAAGACCGACGCAGAACTCTTTCAGGCAATCGACCAAATAGGCGTTCAGTTAGACGAGTTTCCGAACAAGAGAGATAAGACGTTAATCGCAAAATGCGAACAAGCTCTAAACAGAGGGTTCCGTCAGGCGATAGAGGCTTTTGTCGCTGATGACCGAAAGGCAGTTTTATTCGAGCTGCCTGACGTAACGAACTCGGTAGGTATCCTTGAATACACGAAGTGGTTTTTCAAGACATTATTTCAACTAGCCAAAGAGAAAGCGTTTCATGGAAGAAGAATCTGCGTGGTGCTTGAGGAAGCGCACACAGTGGTTCCTGAATGGAATTTCCTGGGCGTCGAAGATAAGCGGTCAAGTACTGTCGTCAACAGCATCAGCCAAATCGCCCTGCAGGGCCGAAAGTATGGCGTTGGATTCATGGTTATCGCACAACGTACAGCCAATGTATCAAAAACTGTATTGACCCAATGTAATTCGGTGGTCGCCTTTCAACAGTTCGACAAGACAAGCGCGGATTTTCTAGCCAATCATATGAGTTCGGATTATCTTGCGACGCTAACGCGCCTCAAGTCCCGACATGCGATCGCGGTCGGAAAAGCATTCAGCAGTGGCACCCCGATGATCTTTCAAGTCCCGGAAATTGAGGAGCCGGACCAGAATGGCAGCTAA